A region from the bacterium genome encodes:
- a CDS encoding proline--tRNA ligase → MRYSRYLMPTTKETPSDAEVVSHRLMLRAGLLRKVASGIYNYLPAGLRVLRKVERILREEMDGAGAQEVLMPAVVPSELWKESGRWDAYGKELLRFKDRADREFCLGPTHEEVVTDLVRREVRSYRQLPLTLYQIQDKFRDEIRPRFGLMRGREFFMKDAYSFDADEEGAAESYKKMYDAYCRIFRRMGLDFRAVEADTGNIGGSSSHEFMVIADSGEDAIVSCASCSYGANVEKAECKPSFGEPPGKGNGAAKEGEPRKVATPGKRTIEEVATFLAIDPATLIKTLLFETSVGDVAVLVSGSHEVNEVKVKNHLGAEFIRLAGEERVREMTGAPSGFAGPVGLTVRTIADHSVRSIATGATGANEKDAHLVDVVPGRDFVPEVYADLRMVREGDPCPRCGGALRFSRGIEVGHVFRLGTKYSETMRAVYLDEGGKEQVAVMGCYGIGVGRTAAAAIEQNHDDDGIVWPISIAPFEVAVIPVNVKQADVMAAAERVAADLDARGVEVFLDDREERPGIKFKDADLTGIPVRITLGEKNVAAGFGEIRDRKTAETVRVPLGDLSNAAFALVERKKAECAP, encoded by the coding sequence ATCCGGTATTCCCGATATCTGATGCCGACCACCAAGGAGACGCCGTCCGACGCGGAGGTCGTCAGCCACCGGCTGATGCTTCGCGCGGGGCTGCTCCGGAAAGTGGCCTCGGGGATCTACAACTACCTGCCCGCCGGGCTGCGGGTCCTGCGCAAGGTGGAGCGGATCCTGCGCGAGGAGATGGACGGCGCGGGGGCGCAGGAGGTGCTGATGCCCGCGGTGGTGCCGTCGGAGCTCTGGAAGGAGAGCGGCCGGTGGGATGCCTACGGGAAGGAACTGCTCCGCTTCAAGGACCGGGCGGACCGGGAGTTCTGCCTCGGCCCCACCCACGAAGAGGTGGTCACGGACCTCGTGCGGCGGGAAGTCCGGTCGTACCGGCAGCTGCCGCTCACCCTTTACCAGATCCAGGACAAGTTCCGCGACGAGATCCGTCCCCGGTTCGGGCTGATGCGCGGCAGGGAGTTCTTCATGAAGGACGCCTACTCGTTCGACGCGGACGAGGAGGGGGCCGCGGAGTCGTACAAGAAGATGTACGACGCCTATTGCCGGATCTTTCGCCGGATGGGGCTCGATTTCCGCGCCGTCGAGGCGGACACCGGGAACATCGGCGGTTCGAGCTCGCACGAGTTCATGGTGATCGCCGACTCCGGCGAGGACGCGATCGTCTCCTGCGCCTCCTGCTCCTACGGGGCGAACGTCGAGAAGGCGGAATGTAAACCTTCCTTCGGTGAACCGCCAGGGAAGGGGAACGGTGCCGCGAAGGAGGGAGAGCCCCGCAAGGTCGCCACCCCCGGCAAGAGGACGATCGAGGAGGTGGCGACCTTCCTCGCGATCGATCCGGCGACGCTCATCAAGACGCTCCTGTTCGAGACCTCCGTCGGGGACGTGGCCGTCCTCGTGTCCGGGTCCCACGAAGTGAACGAGGTCAAGGTGAAGAATCACCTCGGCGCCGAATTCATCCGGCTGGCCGGGGAGGAGCGCGTGCGGGAGATGACCGGCGCCCCGTCGGGGTTCGCCGGGCCCGTCGGGCTCACCGTGCGGACGATCGCGGATCACTCGGTGCGGTCGATCGCAACGGGGGCCACCGGCGCGAACGAAAAGGATGCCCACCTCGTCGATGTCGTTCCCGGGAGGGATTTCGTCCCGGAAGTGTACGCCGACCTGAGGATGGTGCGCGAGGGGGACCCCTGTCCGCGGTGCGGCGGGGCGCTGCGGTTCTCGCGCGGGATCGAGGTGGGGCATGTCTTCCGACTCGGCACGAAGTACAGCGAGACGATGCGGGCGGTCTACCTCGACGAGGGGGGAAAGGAGCAAGTCGCCGTGATGGGGTGCTACGGCATCGGCGTCGGGCGGACCGCGGCGGCCGCGATCGAGCAGAACCACGACGACGACGGGATCGTCTGGCCGATCTCCATCGCCCCGTTCGAGGTCGCCGTCATCCCCGTGAACGTGAAGCAGGCAGACGTGATGGCGGCGGCGGAGCGCGTCGCGGCGGATCTCGACGCACGCGGCGTGGAGGTTTTCCTCGACGACCGCGAGGAGCGCCCCGGCATCAAGTTCAAGGACGCGGACCTGACGGGAATCCCCGTGCGAATCACCCTCGGGGAAAAGAACGTGGCGGCCGGGTTCGGCGAGATCCGCGACCGGAAGACGGCGGAGACGGTGCGGGTCCCCCTGGGGGACCTGTCGAACGCGGCGTTCGCGCTCGTCGAGAGGAAAAAAGCGGAGTGCGCCCCATGA
- the ispG gene encoding flavodoxin-dependent (E)-4-hydroxy-3-methylbut-2-enyl-diphosphate synthase has translation MDTRTMTRRIRVGGVPVGGGAPVSVQSMTNTDTRDVRATVAQIRSLAREGCEIARVAVPDAKAAAAFGKIRAGSPIPVIADIHFDHRLAIACADAGADCLRINPGNVGGEKNTIEVLRAARANRIPVRIGVNAGSVEKDLLAKYRGPTPKALVASAARYLKICGKARFTALKFSLKASDVVTTIEAYRLFSRRYDFPLHVGVTEAGTIFSGTVKSSVGIGVLLAEGIGDTLRVSLTGPPEEEVRVGWEILKSLGLRRRGPEFISCPTCGRVSIDVVKIATDVERRLSTLPVSLKVAVMGCAVNGPGEAREADVGVAGGKGEGLIFVRGRIVKKVREREIAAEVVRIAVRLAAEKRRGA, from the coding sequence ATGGATACCCGAACGATGACCCGCCGCATCCGCGTCGGCGGCGTGCCGGTGGGCGGGGGCGCGCCCGTCTCCGTCCAGAGCATGACGAACACCGACACCCGCGACGTCCGGGCGACCGTCGCACAGATCCGGTCGCTCGCGCGGGAGGGGTGCGAGATCGCGCGCGTCGCCGTCCCCGACGCGAAAGCGGCGGCGGCGTTCGGGAAGATTCGCGCCGGGTCGCCGATCCCGGTCATCGCCGACATCCACTTCGACCACCGGCTGGCGATCGCGTGCGCCGACGCGGGTGCGGATTGCCTGCGGATCAACCCGGGGAACGTCGGCGGGGAGAAGAACACGATCGAGGTGTTGCGGGCGGCGCGTGCGAACCGGATCCCGGTGCGGATCGGCGTCAACGCGGGGTCGGTCGAGAAAGACCTGTTGGCGAAGTACCGCGGGCCGACGCCGAAGGCGCTGGTGGCGAGCGCCGCGCGGTACTTGAAAATTTGCGGGAAGGCGCGCTTCACGGCGCTCAAGTTCTCCCTGAAGGCCTCCGACGTGGTCACCACGATCGAGGCGTATCGCCTCTTCTCCCGCCGGTACGATTTTCCCCTGCACGTCGGTGTCACGGAGGCGGGGACGATCTTCTCGGGGACGGTCAAGTCGTCGGTCGGGATCGGCGTCCTCCTCGCGGAGGGGATCGGCGACACGCTTCGGGTGTCGCTCACGGGGCCACCGGAGGAGGAGGTACGCGTCGGCTGGGAGATCCTGAAAAGCCTCGGACTGCGCCGTAGAGGACCGGAGTTCATCTCCTGCCCCACCTGCGGGCGGGTGTCGATCGACGTCGTCAAGATCGCGACCGATGTTGAGCGGCGCCTGTCGACCCTGCCGGTTTCCCTGAAAGTGGCCGTGATGGGGTGCGCGGTCAACGGCCCCGGCGAGGCGCGCGAGGCCGACGTCGGGGTCGCGGGGGGAAAAGGCGAAGGACTCATCTTCGTCAGGGGCAGGATCGTGAAGAAGGTGAGGGAGCGCGAGATCGCGGCCGAGGTCGTCCGCATCGCGGTTCGGTTGGCCGCCGAAAAAAGGAGAGGCGCGTGA
- a CDS encoding prepilin-type N-terminal cleavage/methylation domain-containing protein — protein sequence MNRRNAAFTLVELMIAMAIVTVVLYAAINFFIVSVRQYKVQTKITETNVEGILGLELFRQDVESLGFGLPWNNLGSYTEKTGNGSALNDGNGIAPRAVLSIDGAAFTVNSSDYLVIKSARVGMSDAAGKWTTLTQANDKRTWTPNTENLAGSDYVIVLAVGSTDANRRSLVTSGTFYTQFTDSGTAGFVPLEPYSANIVYGIDNVIPARPFNRAEYYIDNTDVPRHCAPNTGVLVKAVVDAAGNTPTLLPLLDCVADMKVVYGIKSSPTDNLVTYISNQASFYPPASSTPTAADIRSQLAEVRVHILAQEGQRDDSYTTPSDTIFVGSQGVGRNFDVSGYRNYRWKQYSISVKPKNLAQ from the coding sequence ATGAACCGGCGGAATGCGGCTTTTACCCTGGTCGAACTGATGATCGCCATGGCGATCGTCACGGTGGTGCTGTACGCCGCGATCAACTTCTTCATCGTGTCGGTCCGGCAGTACAAGGTGCAGACGAAAATCACCGAGACGAACGTGGAAGGGATCCTGGGGCTGGAGCTTTTCCGCCAGGATGTGGAGAGCCTGGGGTTCGGTCTGCCATGGAACAACCTGGGCAGCTACACCGAGAAGACCGGCAACGGTTCTGCTCTCAACGACGGGAACGGCATTGCCCCAAGGGCGGTGCTCAGCATCGACGGCGCCGCGTTTACGGTCAACAGCTCCGACTACCTCGTCATAAAATCGGCGCGCGTCGGGATGAGCGACGCCGCGGGGAAATGGACGACGCTGACCCAAGCCAATGACAAGAGGACGTGGACACCCAACACCGAGAACCTCGCAGGCAGCGATTACGTCATCGTGCTGGCGGTCGGGAGCACGGATGCCAATCGTCGGTCCCTCGTCACGTCAGGTACCTTTTATACGCAGTTCACCGACTCCGGCACGGCCGGATTTGTTCCGTTGGAACCGTACTCGGCGAACATCGTCTACGGGATCGACAATGTGATTCCGGCACGCCCTTTCAATCGCGCGGAATATTACATCGACAACACGGATGTACCCCGGCACTGTGCGCCGAACACCGGGGTCCTGGTGAAGGCCGTCGTGGACGCGGCCGGGAACACGCCGACGCTGCTCCCGTTGCTCGACTGCGTTGCCGACATGAAGGTGGTCTATGGCATCAAAAGCAGTCCGACCGACAATCTTGTCACTTATATTTCCAACCAGGCGTCGTTCTACCCCCCCGCGAGTTCGACACCGACGGCGGCGGATATCCGATCACAACTGGCGGAAGTACGCGTACACATCCTGGCGCAGGAAGGGCAGCGGGACGATTCCTACACGACGCCGTCGGACACGATCTTCGTAGGGTCGCAGGGGGTGGGAAGGAACTTCGACGTGAGCGGATACAGGAACTACCGATGGAAGCAGTATTCCATCTCGGTCAAACCGAAGAACCTGGCGCAATGA
- a CDS encoding prepilin-type N-terminal cleavage/methylation domain-containing protein — protein MRKNSASGMTLVEVLVAMVIVFIIFLGMSSAGLVVLDQNIKNSQRDEAVSVAEMELQQVRNTPFSTLTLAPDAVPVSIDNVSRPIRGLNVNYGVWRTVHHLDGNNLQVSIRVTWNRIENHQTRSYDHTVLTIVRQ, from the coding sequence GTGCGGAAAAATAGCGCATCGGGGATGACCCTCGTCGAAGTGCTCGTCGCCATGGTGATCGTCTTCATCATCTTCCTGGGTATGAGCAGCGCGGGCCTTGTCGTGCTCGACCAGAACATCAAGAATTCCCAGCGGGACGAGGCGGTCAGCGTTGCGGAGATGGAGCTGCAGCAAGTGAGGAACACGCCGTTCAGCACCCTTACCTTGGCGCCCGACGCCGTTCCGGTATCGATCGACAATGTCTCCCGGCCGATCCGCGGGTTGAACGTGAATTACGGCGTCTGGAGGACGGTACATCATCTGGACGGGAATAACCTGCAGGTATCCATCAGGGTGACGTGGAACAGAATCGAGAACCACCAGACAAGATCGTACGACCACACGGTCCTCACCATCGTGAGGCAATGA
- a CDS encoding NAD-dependent deacylase codes for MDRIRDAARLLAERRNAVALTGAGISVESGIPAFRGAQGMWAKYDPMEYATLHAFMQHPRKVWEMLSEMVSVCGFAAPNAAHKGLAALEERGVVRAVITQNVDGLHQAAGSRRVIEYHGNLDELLCVSCWKRYPTRVRWTPGTVPMCDCGEILKPDVVLFGEPIPWLAQEQAEEEARTCGVLLVIGTSAQVSPACDIPRIAKECGAAVVEINPEETSLSGNVTDIHLRGSASEVLRTLAKLLREPGNCPQEY; via the coding sequence ATCGACCGGATCCGCGATGCGGCCCGGCTCCTGGCCGAGCGTCGAAACGCCGTCGCCTTGACGGGGGCGGGGATCTCGGTGGAGAGCGGCATCCCGGCGTTCCGCGGAGCCCAGGGGATGTGGGCGAAGTACGACCCGATGGAGTACGCCACGCTCCACGCGTTCATGCAGCACCCCCGCAAGGTGTGGGAGATGCTTTCCGAGATGGTCTCCGTCTGCGGCTTCGCTGCGCCCAACGCGGCGCACAAGGGACTTGCCGCCCTCGAGGAGAGGGGAGTCGTGCGCGCCGTCATCACCCAGAACGTGGACGGCCTGCACCAGGCGGCCGGTTCCCGCCGGGTGATCGAATACCATGGGAACCTCGACGAATTGCTCTGCGTGAGCTGCTGGAAGCGGTACCCGACCCGGGTCCGGTGGACGCCGGGAACGGTTCCAATGTGCGACTGCGGCGAGATCCTCAAGCCCGACGTGGTCCTGTTCGGGGAGCCGATCCCTTGGCTTGCCCAGGAACAGGCAGAAGAGGAGGCCCGGACCTGCGGCGTCCTCCTGGTGATCGGCACCTCCGCACAGGTTTCTCCCGCTTGCGACATCCCCCGGATCGCGAAGGAGTGCGGCGCCGCGGTGGTGGAGATCAATCCGGAAGAGACCTCCTTAAGCGGAAATGTGACCGACATCCACCTCCGGGGGAGCGCTTCGGAGGTCCTCCGGACTCTGGCCAAGTTGCTCCGGGAGCCCGGCAACTGCCCACAGGAATATTAA
- a CDS encoding SCP2 sterol-binding domain-containing protein, whose product MAETTVKEFFERLPEKLNAKPEKVAGMNCVYQFRITDAAWNVKLSDGKVAVAEGEAPSPNCTITMAEADFLDLVSGKLNGQMAFLTGKLKVAGDMGLALKLGSFIG is encoded by the coding sequence ATGGCGGAGACCACGGTGAAGGAATTCTTCGAGCGGTTGCCGGAAAAATTGAACGCGAAACCGGAGAAGGTCGCCGGGATGAACTGCGTCTACCAGTTCCGCATCACCGACGCCGCCTGGAACGTGAAATTGTCCGACGGGAAGGTCGCCGTGGCGGAAGGGGAAGCGCCCTCCCCGAACTGCACCATCACGATGGCGGAGGCCGATTTCCTCGATCTCGTTTCCGGGAAGCTGAACGGGCAGATGGCGTTCCTGACCGGGAAGCTGAAGGTCGCGGGAGACATGGGGCTGGCGCTCAAACTGGGGTCGTTCATCGGGTAG
- the coaE gene encoding dephospho-CoA kinase (Dephospho-CoA kinase (CoaE) performs the final step in coenzyme A biosynthesis.), with amino-acid sequence MRIFGLTGNIGSGKSAVAAMLREAGIPVLDADRIAREVTVPGGRAYDDVVQAFGGEIVLEDGSIDRKRLGEIVFADPAARERLERITHPAILEAMKEAISGIGREGHRAVVVEATLIHESGRKGLFEAVISVTCDRETAISRLAARDGMSRVQAEARLRAQMDADRKAGASEYVIDNSGGIESTRRQVVALAGVLLGKGVT; translated from the coding sequence ATGCGGATATTCGGGTTGACGGGGAACATCGGCTCGGGGAAAAGCGCGGTGGCCGCCATGCTGCGTGAGGCGGGCATCCCGGTCCTCGACGCCGACCGGATAGCAAGGGAAGTGACGGTCCCTGGAGGACGGGCCTACGACGACGTCGTTCAGGCGTTCGGCGGGGAAATCGTCCTGGAAGACGGGTCGATCGACCGGAAGCGCCTGGGTGAGATCGTCTTCGCCGATCCCGCGGCGCGCGAACGGCTGGAAAGGATCACCCATCCGGCGATACTCGAAGCGATGAAGGAAGCGATCTCCGGGATCGGGCGCGAGGGACACCGCGCGGTCGTCGTGGAGGCGACCCTCATCCACGAATCGGGAAGAAAGGGATTGTTCGAGGCGGTGATCTCGGTCACGTGCGACCGGGAAACGGCGATTTCCCGTCTCGCCGCCCGCGACGGGATGTCGCGCGTTCAGGCCGAGGCGAGGCTCCGCGCCCAGATGGACGCGGATCGGAAAGCCGGCGCCTCCGAGTACGTGATCGACAACTCGGGGGGGATCGAGTCGACCCGCCGCCAGGTCGTCGCGCTGGCAGGGGTGCTGCTGGGAAAAGGGGTTACCTGA